A single genomic interval of Anolis carolinensis isolate JA03-04 chromosome X, rAnoCar3.1.pri, whole genome shotgun sequence harbors:
- the LOC100554199 gene encoding GATOR1 complex protein DEPDC5 isoform X3: MTRSLKMKTNKVYKLVIHKKGFGSSDDELMVNPKVFLHIKLGDIVEIAHPNDEYSPLLLQVKSLKEDLQKETISVDQTVAQVFRLRPYQDVHVNVVDPKDVTLDLVELTFKDQYIGRGDMWRLKKSLVGTCAYVTQKVEFAGIRAQAGELWVKSEKVTCGCISEDTRVVFRSTSAMVYIFIQMSCEMWDFDIYGDLYFEKAVNGFLADLFTKWKEKNCSHEVTVVLFSRTFYEARSISDFPESHRPAIQQDHQGRSYEDFYKVVVQNERREEWTSLLVTIKKLFIQYPVLVRLEQAEGFPPGRNSTAAQGNYLEAINLSFNVFDKHYINRNFDRTGQMSVVITPGVGVFEVDRLLMILTKQRMIDNGIGVDLVCMGEQPLHAVPLFKLHNRSSPGDSRLGDDYNIPHWINHSFYTSTSQFQCNSFTPRIKLAGRKTPSERAKNSKDSSLGAPKETENALPIQVDYDAYDSQVFRLPGPSRAQRSTPFRSVQERESRPRKSSSSFDVSSSPSRVGGRALPLPPEEARSQASDDSSLGRISNILMIPRPHLHTTYEVSSSLGYTGHRDALESMLESQQRDSSAPGRFHVGSAESMLHLRSAGGYAPQRALINPFAPSRMPMKLTSNRRRWVHTFPVGPSGEAIQIHHQTRQNMAEMQGSGQRDWTHSSAELLELAYHEATGRHGAFRPPDDIASFSSFGRTEDYPHQLTGSHGTNVRSQAKDSADGSVSSATDPMPGFCCTVGVDWKSLTTPACLPLTTDYFPDRQSLQNDYTEGCYDLLPEADMDRRDEEGVQMTAQQVFEEFICQRLMQGYQLIVQGRPQKAPAAIQPPLSSSPLYGRGLVSRNRLEEEDQHWLSMGRTFHKVTLKDKIITVTRYLPKYPYESAQINYTYSLCPSHSDSEFFLCWVEFSHERLEEYKWNYLDQYICSAGSEDFSLIESLKFWRTRFLLLPACVGATKRILEGESRCDIYGEKPRSEEEEWQLRDGFLRFVEGLNRIRRRHRSDRMLRKGSAMKGLQASAPPAPAPHPPEPPPNLVKKGTSALSALLEMEATHKTLNEQQSAPISTKSSSAQPSDGNSAAMNPNYVDSPRKVSIDQSVVSLESERSGGQSLTGSQSVDQMPGWTENGAQTSTAGPLTSSSSLTEILEAMKHPTSGVPLLTEQKGLSPSCFISAEAVHWLVSTVEGVQTQAMAMDIMQKMLDEQLIVHASGETLRTFVYGFYFYKAPEDKEQEHRAGLPPPPSLWPSAARDDASAFQRKWFEVAVVADEQPCLRSEVPAFLLPWLPSRPASYASRHSSFSRSFGGRSQAAAILAATVPEQRTVTLEVDVNHRTQRLEWCSCYYHGNFSLGTAFEVKLHWMAVTAAVLFEMVQGWHRKATSCGFLLVPVLEGPFALPSFLYGDPLRAQLFIPLHVHCLHKEGSQENLFDGFEPETYWDRMQLLQEVIAHRFGFIRDKYSASAFNFPSDNKPQYIHVTGTVFLQLPYSKRRSSGSQPLPPPAPAAMAAPSSSQRRRRDSAPSPSPSAPNGEGQGVGFHWAHNSMLTKTWRSSATGDERFPDRLLRDFTHFCANGDGRLAAFWAACLARTHAAAP; encoded by the exons GATATGTGGCGGCTGAAGAAGAGCTTG GTCGGCACCTGTGCGTACGTCACTCAGAAAGTGGAATTTGCCGGAATTCG GGCCCAAGCTGGAGAGCTTTGGGTGAAAAGTGAAAAAGTGACTTGCGGATGTATCAGCGAAGACACCCGG GTGGTTTTCCGCTCGACCTCCGCCATGGTttacatcttcatccagatgagCTGCGAAATGTGGGATTTCGACATATATG GTGACCTCTATTTTGAGAAGGCCGTCAACGGTTTCCTGGCTGACCTTTTCACCAAATGGAAG GAGAAGAACTGCAGCCACGAAGTGACCGTCGTCCTTTTTTCTAGAACCTTCTACGAAGCCAGGTCCATAA GCGACTTTCCGGAGTCCCACCGCCCGGCCATTCAGCAAGACCACCAAGGCCGGTCCTATGAGGATTTCTACAA GGTGGTGGTCCAGAACGAGCGGCGGGAGGAGTGGACCTCGTTGCTGGTGACCATCAAGAAGCTCTTCATCCAGTACCCCGTCCTGGTCCGACTGGAACAAGCCG AGGGCTTCCCCCCGGGACGGAATTCGACCGCGGCCCAAGGGAACTACTTGGAGGCCATCAACCTCTCCTTCAATG TCTTTGACAAGCATTATATCAACCGGAATTTTGACCGGACGGGCCAGATGTCGGTGGTCATCACACCCGGCGTGGGCGTCTTCGAGGTGGACCGCCTCCTCATGATCCTCACCAAGCAGCGCATGATCGATAACG GGATCGGTGTTGATTTGGTCTGCATGGGGGAGCAGCCCCTCCACGCCGTTCCTCTCTTTAAG CTACACAATCGTTCCAGTCCCGGGGATTCCCGTTTGGGAGATGACTACAACATAccgcattggataaaccacag TTTCTATACTTCTACAAGCCAGTTCCAATGCAACAGCTTCACTCCGCGCATCAAGCTGGCGGGCAGAAAG ACACCGAGCGAGAGGGCAAAGAACAGCAAGGATTCGT CGCTGGGAGCCCCGAAGGAGACGGAGAACGCCCTTCCGATCCAGGTGGACTACGACGCCTAcgacagccaggtcttcaggctCCCCGGACCCTCCCGGGCCCAGCGCAGCACCCCCTTCCG GTCGGTCCAGGAGCGGGAGAGCCGCCCACGGAAGAGCTCGAGCTCCTTCGACGTCTCGTCCAGCCCTTCTCGCGTGGGCGGGCGGGCGCTCCCTCTCCCCCCGGAGGAGGCGCGGAGCCAGGCCTCAGACGACAGCTCCCTCGGCCGCATCTCCAACATCCTCATGATCCCGCGCCCACACCTGCACACCACCTACGAAGTCAGCAGCTCCTTGGGGTACACCGGCCACCGGG ACGCCCTGGAGAGCATGTTGGAATCGCAACAGCGCGACTCCAGCGCCCCCGGGAGGTTCCACGTGGGCAGCGCCGAGTCCATGCTGCACCTGCGTTCGGCCGGAGGGTACGCCCCGCAGCGGGCCCTCATCAACCCCTTTGCCCCCTCGCGGATGCCCATGAAGCTCACCTCCAACCGGCGGCGTTGGGTCCACACGTTCCCTGTGG GACCGTCGGGAGAAGCCATCCAGATCCACCACCAGACCCGCCAGAACATGGCGGAGATGCAAGGGAGCGGGCAACGGGATTGGACGCACTCTTCTGCCGAACTCCTGGAGCTGGCCTACCACGAAGCCACGGGGAG GCACGGGGCTTTCCGCCCTCCGGACGACATCGCTTCCTTCTCGAGTTTCGGCAGGACGGAAGATTATCCTCACCAGTTAACAGGGAGCCACG GAACCAATGTCCGAAGCCAAGCCAAAGACTCCGCCGACGGATCGGTCTCCAGTGCTACGGATCCAA TGCCAGGCTTCTGTTGCACCGTCGGGGTGGACTGGAAGTCCCTCACTACCCCGGCCTGCCTCCCCCTCACCACGGATTACTTCCCCGACCGCCAGAGCCTCCAGAACGACTACACCGAGGGGTGCTACGACCTCCTCCCGGAAGCCGATATGGACAG GCGAGACGAGGAAGGGGTCCAGATGACGGCCCAGCAGGTCTTTGAGGAGTTCATCTGCCAGCGGCTGATGCAGGGCTACCAGCTCATCGTCCAAGGCAGGCCGCAGAAAGCGCCCGCCGCCATCCAGCCCCCGCTGAGCAGTAGCCCCCTCTACGGCCGAG GCCTGGTGTCGCGGAACCGGCTGGAGGAAGAGGACCAGCACTGGCTGAGCATGGGGAGGACTTTCCACAAGGTGAccctcaaggataagatcatcaCCGTCACCAGATACCTGCCCAA GTACCCGTATGAGTCTGCGCAGATCAACTACACCTACAGCCTCTGCCCGTCCCATTCGGACTCGGAGTTCTTCCTCTGTTGGGTGGAGTTCTCGCACGAGAGGCTGGAGGAGTACAAGTGGAACTACCTCGACCAGTACATCTGCTCGGCGGGTTCGGaggacttcag CCTGATTGAGTCGCTGAAGTTCTGGCGCACGCGCTTCCTGCTGCTGCCGGCCTGCGTGGGGGCCACCAAGCGCATCCTGGAGGGGGAATCCCGCTGCGACATCTATGGGGAGAAGCCCCgctcggaggaggaggagtggcagCTGCGGGACGGCTTCCTCCGCTTCGTGGAGGGGCTCAACCGCATCCGCAGGCGCCACCGCTCCGACCGCATGCTCCGG AAGGGCTCGGCCATGAAGGGCCTCCAGGCCTCGGCGCCCCCCGCCCCGGCCCCTCACCCGCCGGAACCACCCCCCAACCTGGTCAAGAAGGGCACCTCCGCCCTCTCGGCGCTCCTGGAGATGGAGGCCACACACAA gaCGCTGAACGAACAACAGTCGGCCCCCATTTCCACCAAAAGCTCCAGCGCCCAGCCCTCCGATGGCAACAGCGCGGCCATGAATCCAAATTACGTGGACAGCCCACGCAAA gtATCGATTGACCAATCAGTGGTCAGTTTGGAGTCCGAACGAAGCGGCGGTCAGTCGCTGACGGGGTCCCAAAGCGTTGACCAGATGCCTGGATGGACAGAAAACGG CGCCCAGACCTCGACCGCCGGCCCCTTGACCTCGTCGTCCAGCTTGACGGAGATCCTGGAGGCCATGAAGCACCCGAC GTCGGGCGTCCCGCTCCTCACCGAGCAGAAGGGCCTCTCCCCGTCCTGCTTCATCAGCGCGGAGGCCGTCCATTGGCTGGTCAGCACGGTGGAAGGGGTCCAGACCCAGGCCATGGCCATGGACATCATGCAG AAAATGCTGGACGAGCAGCTGATCGTGCACGCCTCGGGGGAGACCCTCCGCACCTTCGTCTACGGCTTCTACTTCTACAAGGCCCCGGAGGACAAGGAGCAGGAGCATCGcg cggggcTGCCTCCGCCCCCCTCGCTGTGGCCCTCGGCCGCCCGGGACGACGCCTCGGCCTTCCAGCGCAAGTGGTTCGAGGTGGCCGTGGTGGCCGACGAGCAGCCCTGCCTGCGCTCCGAGGTCCCGGCCTTCCTCCTGCCCTGGCTGCCCAGCCGCCCCGCCTCCTACGCCAGCCGCCACAGCTCCTTCAGCCGCAGCTTCGGCGGGCGCAGCCAGGCCGCCGCCATCCTCG CGGCCACGGTCCCGGAGCAGCGGACGGTGACCCTGGAGGTGGACGTGAACCACCGGACACAGCGCCTGGAGTGGTGCAGCTGCTATTACCACGGCAACTTCTCCCTCGGCACCGCCTTCGAGGTCAAGCTCCACTGGATGGCCGTCACGGCCGCCGTCCTCTTCGAGATGGTCCAGGGCTGGCACCGCAAGGCCACTTCCTGCGGCTTCCTGCTGGTCCCGGTCCTCGAGGGGCCCTTTGCGCTGCCCAGCTTCCTGTACGGAGACCCCCTCCGGGCCCAGCTCTTCATCCCGCTCCACGTCCACTGCCTCCACAAGGAAGGCTCCCAGGAGAACCTCTTTGACG GATTTGAGCCGGAGACCTACTGGGACCGGATGCAGCTTCTGCAGGAAGTGATTGCCCACCGGTTTGGCTTCATCCGGGACAAATACTCGGCCTCCGCCTTCAACTTCCCCTCCGACAACAAGCCCCAGTACATCCACGTCACAG GGACGGTCTTCCTGCAGCTGCCGTACTCCAAGCGCCGCTCTTCGGGGTCGCAGCCGCTTCCTCCTCCCGCCCCGGCGGCCATGGCGGCCCCTTCCTCGTCCCAGCGGCGGAGGCGGGACTCGGCCCCCTCTCCTTCGCCCTCGGCGCCCAACGGGGAGGGGCAGGGGGTGGGCTTCCACTGGGCCCACAACTCCATGCTGACCAAGACCTGGCGCTCCTCGGCCACGGGCGACGAGCGCTTCCCCGACCGGCTCCTCCGGGACTTCACCCACTTCTGCGCCAACGGGGACGGGCGCCTTGCCGCCTTCTGGGCCGCCTGCCTCGCACGCACACACGCCGCTGCTCCCTGA
- the LOC100554199 gene encoding GATOR1 complex protein DEPDC5 isoform X2 translates to MKTNKVYKLVIHKKGFGSSDDELMVNPKVFLHIKLGDIVEIAHPNDEYSPLLLQVKSLKEDLQKETISVDQTVAQVFRLRPYQDVHVNVVDPKDVTLDLVELTFKDQYIGRGDMWRLKKSLVGTCAYVTQKVEFAGIRAQAGELWVKSEKVTCGCISEDTRVVFRSTSAMVYIFIQMSCEMWDFDIYGDLYFEKAVNGFLADLFTKWKEKNCSHEVTVVLFSRTFYEARSISDFPESHRPAIQQDHQGRSYEDFYKVVVQNERREEWTSLLVTIKKLFIQYPVLVRLEQAEGFPPGRNSTAAQGNYLEAINLSFNVFDKHYINRNFDRTGQMSVVITPGVGVFEVDRLLMILTKQRMIDNGIGVDLVCMGEQPLHAVPLFKLHNRSSPGDSRLGDDYNIPHWINHSFYTSTSQFQCNSFTPRIKLAGRKTPSERAKNSKDSSLGAPKETENALPIQVDYDAYDSQVFRLPGPSRAQRSTPFRSVQERESRPRKSSSSFDVSSSPSRVGGRALPLPPEEARSQASDDSSLGRISNILMIPRPHLHTTYEVSSSLGYTGHRDALESMLESQQRDSSAPGRFHVGSAESMLHLRSAGGYAPQRALINPFAPSRMPMKLTSNRRRWVHTFPVGPSGEAIQIHHQTRQNMAEMQGSGQRDWTHSSAELLELAYHEATGRHGAFRPPDDIASFSSFGRTEDYPHQLTGSHGTNVRSQAKDSADGSVSSATDPILLTLSAPPIVPGFCCTVGVDWKSLTTPACLPLTTDYFPDRQSLQNDYTEGCYDLLPEADMDRRDEEGVQMTAQQVFEEFICQRLMQGYQLIVQGRPQKAPAAIQPPLSSSPLYGRGLVSRNRLEEEDQHWLSMGRTFHKVTLKDKIITVTRYLPKYPYESAQINYTYSLCPSHSDSEFFLCWVEFSHERLEEYKWNYLDQYICSAGSEDFSLIESLKFWRTRFLLLPACVGATKRILEGESRCDIYGEKPRSEEEEWQLRDGFLRFVEGLNRIRRRHRSDRMLRKGSAMKGLQASAPPAPAPHPPEPPPNLVKKGTSALSALLEMEATHKTLNEQQSAPISTKSSSAQPSDGNSAAMNPNYVDSPRKVSIDQSVVSLESERSGGQSLTGSQSVDQMPGWTENGAQTSTAGPLTSSSSLTEILEAMKHPTSGVPLLTEQKGLSPSCFISAEAVHWLVSTVEGVQTQAMAMDIMQKMLDEQLIVHASGETLRTFVYGFYFYKAPEDKEQEHRAGLPPPPSLWPSAARDDASAFQRKWFEVAVVADEQPCLRSEVPAFLLPWLPSRPASYASRHSSFSRSFGGRSQAAAILAATVPEQRTVTLEVDVNHRTQRLEWCSCYYHGNFSLGTAFEVKLHWMAVTAAVLFEMVQGWHRKATSCGFLLVPVLEGPFALPSFLYGDPLRAQLFIPLHVHCLHKEGSQENLFDGFEPETYWDRMQLLQEVIAHRFGFIRDKYSASAFNFPSDNKPQYIHVTGTVFLQLPYSKRRSSGSQPLPPPAPAAMAAPSSSQRRRRDSAPSPSPSAPNGEGQGVGFHWAHNSMLTKTWRSSATGDERFPDRLLRDFTHFCANGDGRLAAFWAACLARTHAAAP, encoded by the exons GATATGTGGCGGCTGAAGAAGAGCTTG GTCGGCACCTGTGCGTACGTCACTCAGAAAGTGGAATTTGCCGGAATTCG GGCCCAAGCTGGAGAGCTTTGGGTGAAAAGTGAAAAAGTGACTTGCGGATGTATCAGCGAAGACACCCGG GTGGTTTTCCGCTCGACCTCCGCCATGGTttacatcttcatccagatgagCTGCGAAATGTGGGATTTCGACATATATG GTGACCTCTATTTTGAGAAGGCCGTCAACGGTTTCCTGGCTGACCTTTTCACCAAATGGAAG GAGAAGAACTGCAGCCACGAAGTGACCGTCGTCCTTTTTTCTAGAACCTTCTACGAAGCCAGGTCCATAA GCGACTTTCCGGAGTCCCACCGCCCGGCCATTCAGCAAGACCACCAAGGCCGGTCCTATGAGGATTTCTACAA GGTGGTGGTCCAGAACGAGCGGCGGGAGGAGTGGACCTCGTTGCTGGTGACCATCAAGAAGCTCTTCATCCAGTACCCCGTCCTGGTCCGACTGGAACAAGCCG AGGGCTTCCCCCCGGGACGGAATTCGACCGCGGCCCAAGGGAACTACTTGGAGGCCATCAACCTCTCCTTCAATG TCTTTGACAAGCATTATATCAACCGGAATTTTGACCGGACGGGCCAGATGTCGGTGGTCATCACACCCGGCGTGGGCGTCTTCGAGGTGGACCGCCTCCTCATGATCCTCACCAAGCAGCGCATGATCGATAACG GGATCGGTGTTGATTTGGTCTGCATGGGGGAGCAGCCCCTCCACGCCGTTCCTCTCTTTAAG CTACACAATCGTTCCAGTCCCGGGGATTCCCGTTTGGGAGATGACTACAACATAccgcattggataaaccacag TTTCTATACTTCTACAAGCCAGTTCCAATGCAACAGCTTCACTCCGCGCATCAAGCTGGCGGGCAGAAAG ACACCGAGCGAGAGGGCAAAGAACAGCAAGGATTCGT CGCTGGGAGCCCCGAAGGAGACGGAGAACGCCCTTCCGATCCAGGTGGACTACGACGCCTAcgacagccaggtcttcaggctCCCCGGACCCTCCCGGGCCCAGCGCAGCACCCCCTTCCG GTCGGTCCAGGAGCGGGAGAGCCGCCCACGGAAGAGCTCGAGCTCCTTCGACGTCTCGTCCAGCCCTTCTCGCGTGGGCGGGCGGGCGCTCCCTCTCCCCCCGGAGGAGGCGCGGAGCCAGGCCTCAGACGACAGCTCCCTCGGCCGCATCTCCAACATCCTCATGATCCCGCGCCCACACCTGCACACCACCTACGAAGTCAGCAGCTCCTTGGGGTACACCGGCCACCGGG ACGCCCTGGAGAGCATGTTGGAATCGCAACAGCGCGACTCCAGCGCCCCCGGGAGGTTCCACGTGGGCAGCGCCGAGTCCATGCTGCACCTGCGTTCGGCCGGAGGGTACGCCCCGCAGCGGGCCCTCATCAACCCCTTTGCCCCCTCGCGGATGCCCATGAAGCTCACCTCCAACCGGCGGCGTTGGGTCCACACGTTCCCTGTGG GACCGTCGGGAGAAGCCATCCAGATCCACCACCAGACCCGCCAGAACATGGCGGAGATGCAAGGGAGCGGGCAACGGGATTGGACGCACTCTTCTGCCGAACTCCTGGAGCTGGCCTACCACGAAGCCACGGGGAG GCACGGGGCTTTCCGCCCTCCGGACGACATCGCTTCCTTCTCGAGTTTCGGCAGGACGGAAGATTATCCTCACCAGTTAACAGGGAGCCACG GAACCAATGTCCGAAGCCAAGCCAAAGACTCCGCCGACGGATCGGTCTCCAGTGCTACGGATCCAA TCCTGCTGACCCTGTCTGCTCCCCCCATAGTGCCAGGCTTCTGTTGCACCGTCGGGGTGGACTGGAAGTCCCTCACTACCCCGGCCTGCCTCCCCCTCACCACGGATTACTTCCCCGACCGCCAGAGCCTCCAGAACGACTACACCGAGGGGTGCTACGACCTCCTCCCGGAAGCCGATATGGACAG GCGAGACGAGGAAGGGGTCCAGATGACGGCCCAGCAGGTCTTTGAGGAGTTCATCTGCCAGCGGCTGATGCAGGGCTACCAGCTCATCGTCCAAGGCAGGCCGCAGAAAGCGCCCGCCGCCATCCAGCCCCCGCTGAGCAGTAGCCCCCTCTACGGCCGAG GCCTGGTGTCGCGGAACCGGCTGGAGGAAGAGGACCAGCACTGGCTGAGCATGGGGAGGACTTTCCACAAGGTGAccctcaaggataagatcatcaCCGTCACCAGATACCTGCCCAA GTACCCGTATGAGTCTGCGCAGATCAACTACACCTACAGCCTCTGCCCGTCCCATTCGGACTCGGAGTTCTTCCTCTGTTGGGTGGAGTTCTCGCACGAGAGGCTGGAGGAGTACAAGTGGAACTACCTCGACCAGTACATCTGCTCGGCGGGTTCGGaggacttcag CCTGATTGAGTCGCTGAAGTTCTGGCGCACGCGCTTCCTGCTGCTGCCGGCCTGCGTGGGGGCCACCAAGCGCATCCTGGAGGGGGAATCCCGCTGCGACATCTATGGGGAGAAGCCCCgctcggaggaggaggagtggcagCTGCGGGACGGCTTCCTCCGCTTCGTGGAGGGGCTCAACCGCATCCGCAGGCGCCACCGCTCCGACCGCATGCTCCGG AAGGGCTCGGCCATGAAGGGCCTCCAGGCCTCGGCGCCCCCCGCCCCGGCCCCTCACCCGCCGGAACCACCCCCCAACCTGGTCAAGAAGGGCACCTCCGCCCTCTCGGCGCTCCTGGAGATGGAGGCCACACACAA gaCGCTGAACGAACAACAGTCGGCCCCCATTTCCACCAAAAGCTCCAGCGCCCAGCCCTCCGATGGCAACAGCGCGGCCATGAATCCAAATTACGTGGACAGCCCACGCAAA gtATCGATTGACCAATCAGTGGTCAGTTTGGAGTCCGAACGAAGCGGCGGTCAGTCGCTGACGGGGTCCCAAAGCGTTGACCAGATGCCTGGATGGACAGAAAACGG CGCCCAGACCTCGACCGCCGGCCCCTTGACCTCGTCGTCCAGCTTGACGGAGATCCTGGAGGCCATGAAGCACCCGAC GTCGGGCGTCCCGCTCCTCACCGAGCAGAAGGGCCTCTCCCCGTCCTGCTTCATCAGCGCGGAGGCCGTCCATTGGCTGGTCAGCACGGTGGAAGGGGTCCAGACCCAGGCCATGGCCATGGACATCATGCAG AAAATGCTGGACGAGCAGCTGATCGTGCACGCCTCGGGGGAGACCCTCCGCACCTTCGTCTACGGCTTCTACTTCTACAAGGCCCCGGAGGACAAGGAGCAGGAGCATCGcg cggggcTGCCTCCGCCCCCCTCGCTGTGGCCCTCGGCCGCCCGGGACGACGCCTCGGCCTTCCAGCGCAAGTGGTTCGAGGTGGCCGTGGTGGCCGACGAGCAGCCCTGCCTGCGCTCCGAGGTCCCGGCCTTCCTCCTGCCCTGGCTGCCCAGCCGCCCCGCCTCCTACGCCAGCCGCCACAGCTCCTTCAGCCGCAGCTTCGGCGGGCGCAGCCAGGCCGCCGCCATCCTCG CGGCCACGGTCCCGGAGCAGCGGACGGTGACCCTGGAGGTGGACGTGAACCACCGGACACAGCGCCTGGAGTGGTGCAGCTGCTATTACCACGGCAACTTCTCCCTCGGCACCGCCTTCGAGGTCAAGCTCCACTGGATGGCCGTCACGGCCGCCGTCCTCTTCGAGATGGTCCAGGGCTGGCACCGCAAGGCCACTTCCTGCGGCTTCCTGCTGGTCCCGGTCCTCGAGGGGCCCTTTGCGCTGCCCAGCTTCCTGTACGGAGACCCCCTCCGGGCCCAGCTCTTCATCCCGCTCCACGTCCACTGCCTCCACAAGGAAGGCTCCCAGGAGAACCTCTTTGACG GATTTGAGCCGGAGACCTACTGGGACCGGATGCAGCTTCTGCAGGAAGTGATTGCCCACCGGTTTGGCTTCATCCGGGACAAATACTCGGCCTCCGCCTTCAACTTCCCCTCCGACAACAAGCCCCAGTACATCCACGTCACAG GGACGGTCTTCCTGCAGCTGCCGTACTCCAAGCGCCGCTCTTCGGGGTCGCAGCCGCTTCCTCCTCCCGCCCCGGCGGCCATGGCGGCCCCTTCCTCGTCCCAGCGGCGGAGGCGGGACTCGGCCCCCTCTCCTTCGCCCTCGGCGCCCAACGGGGAGGGGCAGGGGGTGGGCTTCCACTGGGCCCACAACTCCATGCTGACCAAGACCTGGCGCTCCTCGGCCACGGGCGACGAGCGCTTCCCCGACCGGCTCCTCCGGGACTTCACCCACTTCTGCGCCAACGGGGACGGGCGCCTTGCCGCCTTCTGGGCCGCCTGCCTCGCACGCACACACGCCGCTGCTCCCTGA